In the Myxococcus guangdongensis genome, one interval contains:
- a CDS encoding TIGR02996 domain-containing protein has translation MSDSQSGFLDRALAAFDRHEDEEALQQLLSAWRESRSERLAQLIERLSVMLPGWLAPLTGPLDLPMLVEDLLLLANHKYPRVLSSELIDPAKWPADPRLTPVLLALAPMPVAQQGPGRVFDHVCDLLDVVRDPRGLGPLHTLRAALPPDSRYANRLDVTLQRLASQQFSRPDTRTSTLSDALEHALCRREEATARSAPLREALLARVAAHPDDDSPRRVLADHLLEQGDPLGELITLQCMPQRDEARVTRLLDVHGNRWTAALGPCVVHQLVRLERAFPVAVTVAMGPGWRLLPPPGPFWSTVREIDWSGTGYAAQADWLAHPHLRQVTVLRQVNARVARRLGAHPLPVRQLELKGQLTHDGPNVFMGLASLPQLSRVEVQEAEPRDVLLCASAPLARRLERFKASSPRAWALTVSPTAGVPAEATLEHESHCAALAETLRASTGFGVHTLHLHSRHRLGARNRALLEAATAGYAHVEWNLPRGFW, from the coding sequence GTGAGCGATTCCCAGTCCGGGTTCCTCGACCGCGCGCTGGCGGCCTTCGACCGGCACGAGGACGAAGAAGCCCTCCAGCAGTTGCTGTCGGCCTGGCGCGAGTCGCGCTCCGAGCGCCTCGCCCAGCTCATTGAGCGACTGTCGGTGATGCTCCCCGGCTGGCTCGCGCCGCTCACGGGTCCCCTCGACCTGCCGATGCTGGTCGAGGACCTGCTGCTGCTCGCGAACCACAAGTACCCTCGCGTGCTGAGCAGCGAGCTCATCGACCCCGCGAAGTGGCCCGCGGATCCCCGCCTCACGCCCGTGTTGCTCGCCCTCGCGCCCATGCCCGTGGCCCAGCAAGGCCCAGGCAGGGTCTTCGACCACGTCTGTGACCTGCTCGACGTCGTGAGGGACCCGCGCGGCCTCGGGCCACTTCACACCCTTCGCGCCGCCCTTCCTCCCGACAGCCGGTACGCGAACAGGCTCGACGTCACCCTCCAACGCCTCGCCTCGCAGCAGTTCTCCAGGCCCGACACGAGGACCTCCACCCTGAGCGATGCACTTGAGCACGCCCTCTGCCGGCGCGAGGAAGCCACGGCCCGGAGCGCCCCCTTGCGCGAGGCGCTCCTGGCCCGCGTCGCCGCCCATCCTGACGATGACAGCCCGCGGCGGGTCCTGGCCGACCACCTGCTGGAGCAGGGAGACCCGCTGGGGGAGCTCATCACGCTGCAATGCATGCCGCAGCGGGACGAGGCCCGCGTCACGCGGCTGCTCGATGTGCATGGGAACCGGTGGACCGCGGCGCTCGGGCCCTGCGTCGTGCACCAGCTCGTGCGCCTGGAGCGAGCCTTTCCGGTGGCCGTCACGGTCGCGATGGGCCCCGGTTGGCGCCTGCTGCCGCCTCCCGGGCCGTTCTGGAGCACCGTCCGGGAGATCGACTGGAGCGGGACGGGCTACGCCGCGCAGGCGGACTGGCTCGCACACCCGCACCTGCGCCAGGTGACGGTGCTGCGGCAGGTGAACGCCAGAGTCGCCCGGCGGCTGGGCGCGCATCCCCTCCCCGTGCGACAGCTCGAACTGAAGGGGCAGCTCACCCACGACGGCCCCAACGTGTTCATGGGGCTGGCCTCCCTGCCCCAGCTGTCCCGGGTGGAGGTCCAGGAGGCCGAGCCTCGGGACGTACTCCTGTGTGCGAGCGCTCCTTTGGCCCGGCGACTGGAGCGCTTCAAGGCGTCCAGCCCTCGCGCGTGGGCCCTCACGGTATCGCCCACGGCGGGAGTACCCGCCGAGGCCACGCTGGAGCATGAGTCCCACTGCGCGGCCCTGGCGGAAACCCTCCGTGCCTCGACGGGCTTCGGTGTGCACACGCTCCACCTCCACTCCCGGCACCGACTCGGAGCACGAAACCGTGCCCTGCTGGAGGCAGCGACCGCCGGCTATGCGCACGTCGAGTGGAACCTGCCTCGCGGCTTCTGGTGA
- a CDS encoding NAD-dependent epimerase/dehydratase family protein, with protein sequence MKILVTGATGKVGSRLTQRLAERGHEVRALVREPTRAARLREARVELVQGDLLDAGSLVPAVHGVDAVVHCAAFFRGATPEQAHAVNDLGTQHLATASRAASVKRFIFTSTGLVYGSTGGLLTQEDAPCAPSAAYPVSKLAAERFLLGVEGLDVRVLRLPFVYGDGDPHIEEVVPMMRGFPAAQRMSIGHHADIAQAVARLLEAPSPAHRIYNVVDDEAPDLATLFASVGAPPPDGSNAEFARAFDVLLDGRRIREDLGFKPAFPHLADALAAGA encoded by the coding sequence ATGAAAATCCTTGTCACCGGAGCGACCGGAAAGGTCGGAAGCCGACTCACCCAGCGACTTGCCGAGCGTGGCCATGAAGTGCGCGCCCTCGTCCGTGAGCCGACGCGCGCGGCCCGCCTGAGGGAGGCGCGTGTGGAGCTCGTCCAGGGCGACCTGCTCGACGCGGGCTCGCTCGTGCCCGCCGTGCACGGCGTCGACGCCGTGGTCCACTGCGCCGCGTTCTTCCGGGGCGCGACGCCCGAGCAGGCGCACGCGGTCAATGACCTGGGCACGCAGCACCTGGCGACCGCGTCACGTGCCGCCTCCGTGAAGCGCTTCATCTTCACGAGCACGGGTCTGGTGTACGGCTCGACGGGAGGGCTCCTCACCCAAGAGGACGCTCCCTGCGCCCCGAGCGCGGCCTATCCGGTGAGCAAGCTCGCCGCGGAGCGCTTCCTCCTGGGCGTCGAGGGACTCGACGTGCGGGTGCTGCGCCTGCCGTTCGTGTACGGCGATGGGGACCCGCATATCGAGGAGGTGGTACCGATGATGCGCGGCTTTCCGGCGGCCCAGCGCATGTCGATTGGCCACCACGCGGACATCGCGCAGGCCGTCGCGCGGTTGCTCGAGGCGCCTTCGCCCGCGCACCGCATCTACAACGTCGTCGACGACGAGGCGCCCGACCTCGCCACGCTCTTCGCATCCGTGGGGGCGCCGCCGCCTGATGGCTCGAATGCCGAATTCGCGCGCGCCTTCGACGTGCTGCTCGATGGGCGCCGCATCCGCGAAGACCTCGGCTTCAAGCCAGCGTTTCCCCACCTCGCCGACGCGCTCGCGGCGGGTGCATAG
- a CDS encoding helix-turn-helix domain-containing protein: MHAERVHRGHITPSASVASAVAALIVDERDHDVRGVLIPRPEVHLVVRFGPAARRGLDAHAMGGTQRVRRKHIHSGQRTVTARLHLGAHEAVLGVPASALVGGIVALEDLWGDVAARRLFERLGDTDDTAQAAAILESAIAERLARAGGRHAQPRLALKAAERLARGTVNDVAGDIGVSERHLRRVFRETIGVGPKAFARVVRFHRALRAALEDEHAHWADIAADAGYYDQAHLIADFRAFTGMTPQGFLGELRATPLIS; encoded by the coding sequence ATGCACGCGGAACGTGTTCATCGCGGTCACATCACGCCGAGCGCCTCGGTCGCGTCCGCGGTCGCGGCGTTGATTGTCGACGAGCGGGACCACGACGTGCGGGGCGTCCTGATTCCGCGCCCCGAGGTCCACCTCGTCGTCCGGTTCGGGCCAGCGGCGCGAAGGGGCCTCGATGCACACGCGATGGGCGGAACCCAGCGGGTACGTCGAAAGCACATCCACAGCGGACAACGGACCGTGACGGCGCGTCTTCACCTGGGCGCGCATGAGGCGGTGCTCGGCGTACCGGCCTCCGCCCTCGTCGGAGGCATCGTCGCGCTCGAGGACCTGTGGGGCGATGTCGCGGCCCGGCGGCTCTTCGAGCGGCTCGGCGACACCGACGACACGGCCCAGGCGGCGGCCATCCTCGAGAGCGCCATCGCCGAACGCCTCGCGCGCGCGGGCGGGCGCCACGCCCAACCCCGGCTCGCCCTCAAGGCCGCCGAGAGGCTCGCGCGCGGCACGGTGAACGATGTCGCGGGCGACATCGGGGTGAGCGAGCGACACCTGCGCCGCGTGTTCCGCGAAACCATCGGCGTGGGACCCAAGGCCTTCGCCAGGGTCGTCCGCTTCCATCGCGCGCTGCGCGCCGCGCTCGAGGACGAACACGCCCACTGGGCGGACATCGCCGCCGACGCCGGCTACTACGACCAGGCGCACCTCATCGCCGACTTCCGTGCGTTCACGGGCATGACGCCCCAGGGGTTTCTCGGCGAACTCCGAGCGACACCGTTGATCAGCTGA